One Panicum virgatum strain AP13 chromosome 9K, P.virgatum_v5, whole genome shotgun sequence genomic region harbors:
- the LOC120649097 gene encoding S-adenosylmethionine carrier 1, chloroplastic/mitochondrial-like isoform X1, which produces MQDQRHKYMQSISSAGFSSIPSLNHRCLFLRPCAAARPPLPAPPPSRLRLPAPAPPPSRRGQPPPRSPLLPPRRSPAGAPLPRARPPLVDALLRRPAGAPPPPPAAGAGEEYIVGPSWALKLRPPPNSGMGEGGEEKSFNFLQVLLEGSIAGGTAGVVVETALYPIDTIKTRLQAARGGSRIEWKGLYSGLAGNLAGVLPASAIFVGVYEPTKRKLLETLPENLSAIAHFTAGAIGGIAASLVRVPTEVVKQRMQTGQFKKAPDAVRLIVAKEGFKGLYAGYGSFLLRDLPFDAIQFCIYEQLRIGYKLVAKRELNDPENALIGAFAGAITGAITTPLDVMKTRLMVQGQGTQYAGIVNCAQTILREEGPRAFLKGIEPRVLWIGIGGSIFFGVLEKTKSMLAERRNRDLKDE; this is translated from the exons ATGCAAGATCAACGACATAAATACATGCAATCAATCTCATCCGCTGGATTCTCATCCATCCCTTCCCTCAACCACCGCTGTCTCTTCctccgcccgtgcgccgccgcccgcccgcccctccctgcgccgccgccatcacgccTCCGCCTgcccgcccctgcgccgccgccgtcacgccGCGGCCAgcctccgccgcgctcgcccctgctgccgccgcggcgctcgcccgccggagctcctctgccgcgcgctcgcccgccgctGGTCGACGCCCTCCTGCGCAggcccgccggagctccgccgccgccgcccgccgccggcgctggggAAGAATACATTgttgggccttcgtgggctttAAAG CTACGCCCGCCACCGAATTCAGGCATGGGAGAAGGTGGAGAAGAGAAATCATTCAATTTCCTTCAGGTTTTGCTCG AGGGCAGCATAGCTGGAGGAACCGCTGGTGTTGTGGTTGAAACGGCGCTGTACCCTATTGACACGATAAAAACCAGGCTTCAG GCTGCTCGAGGTGGAAGCCGAATTGAATGGAAAGGCCTCTATTCTGGATTGGCTGGAAATCTTGCTGGTGTTCTCCC GGCTTCTGCGATATTTGTGGGAGTGTATGAACCGACTAAAAGAAAACTATTGGAGACACTTCCTGAAAATTTGAGTGCTATTGCCCATTTT ACTGCTGGGGCCATTGGAGGTATCGCTGCTTCTCTCGTCCGTGTCCCTACAGAG GTGGTGAAACAAAGAATGCAAACTGGCCAATTCAAGAAAGCACCTGATGCTGTTCGCCTCATTGTTGCTAAAGAAGGATTCAAAGGGCTGTATGCT GGTTATGGTTCCTTTCTACTTCGAGATCTTCCATTCGACGCCATTCAATTCTGCATATACGAGCAACTTCGAATTGGTTACAAACTTGTG GCGAAGAGGGAGCTGAATGATCCAGAGAATGCGCTTATTGGTGCTTTTGCTG GTGCCATTACTGGAGCTATTACAACGCCCCTTGATGTCATGAAGACAAGACTGATGGTTCAG GGACAAGGAACTCAGTACGCAGGAATTGTAAATTGTGCTCAGACTATCCTAAGAGAGGAAGGCCCCAGGGCTTTCTTGAAG GGCATTGAGCCGCGAGTGCTGTGGATAGGCATCGGTGGGTCCATCTTCTTTGGTGTGCTGGAGAAAACCAAGTCTATGCTAGCTGAGAGGAGGAACCGCGATCTCAAGGACGAATGA
- the LOC120649097 gene encoding S-adenosylmethionine carrier 1, chloroplastic/mitochondrial-like isoform X2, with protein MGEGGEEKSFNFLQVLLEGSIAGGTAGVVVETALYPIDTIKTRLQAARGGSRIEWKGLYSGLAGNLAGVLPASAIFVGVYEPTKRKLLETLPENLSAIAHFTAGAIGGIAASLVRVPTEVVKQRMQTGQFKKAPDAVRLIVAKEGFKGLYAGYGSFLLRDLPFDAIQFCIYEQLRIGYKLVAKRELNDPENALIGAFAGAITGAITTPLDVMKTRLMVQGQGTQYAGIVNCAQTILREEGPRAFLKGIEPRVLWIGIGGSIFFGVLEKTKSMLAERRNRDLKDE; from the exons ATGGGAGAAGGTGGAGAAGAGAAATCATTCAATTTCCTTCAGGTTTTGCTCG AGGGCAGCATAGCTGGAGGAACCGCTGGTGTTGTGGTTGAAACGGCGCTGTACCCTATTGACACGATAAAAACCAGGCTTCAG GCTGCTCGAGGTGGAAGCCGAATTGAATGGAAAGGCCTCTATTCTGGATTGGCTGGAAATCTTGCTGGTGTTCTCCC GGCTTCTGCGATATTTGTGGGAGTGTATGAACCGACTAAAAGAAAACTATTGGAGACACTTCCTGAAAATTTGAGTGCTATTGCCCATTTT ACTGCTGGGGCCATTGGAGGTATCGCTGCTTCTCTCGTCCGTGTCCCTACAGAG GTGGTGAAACAAAGAATGCAAACTGGCCAATTCAAGAAAGCACCTGATGCTGTTCGCCTCATTGTTGCTAAAGAAGGATTCAAAGGGCTGTATGCT GGTTATGGTTCCTTTCTACTTCGAGATCTTCCATTCGACGCCATTCAATTCTGCATATACGAGCAACTTCGAATTGGTTACAAACTTGTG GCGAAGAGGGAGCTGAATGATCCAGAGAATGCGCTTATTGGTGCTTTTGCTG GTGCCATTACTGGAGCTATTACAACGCCCCTTGATGTCATGAAGACAAGACTGATGGTTCAG GGACAAGGAACTCAGTACGCAGGAATTGTAAATTGTGCTCAGACTATCCTAAGAGAGGAAGGCCCCAGGGCTTTCTTGAAG GGCATTGAGCCGCGAGTGCTGTGGATAGGCATCGGTGGGTCCATCTTCTTTGGTGTGCTGGAGAAAACCAAGTCTATGCTAGCTGAGAGGAGGAACCGCGATCTCAAGGACGAATGA
- the LOC120649099 gene encoding uncharacterized protein At4g15970-like, producing the protein MAKVAAEAAGRQAASFVLGCVTALTVVVLILQRRPEELTRPRAPVQFFAGSRSESSPSSGRRGGASSSGSSSSSTPAGQTTAIVAADDGQPQAADPVQANATKLKPAAAGAGGATTAAAAADDLRRVPATPAHRQQEGEAADDDAEFPGLAAVVARAATADDRTVIITCVNHAWAAPGSLLDLFLESFRVGDGIAELLGHVLIVAMDPTAMARCRALHPHCYLYTMPGVDFASAKFFLSKEYLELVWSKLKLQRRVLQLGYNFLFTDVDILWFRNPFKHVTAYADMSISSDVFFGDPDNIDNFPNTGFFHVRPNNRTIAMTRAWHEARERYPGRNEQPVFNAIKKELVRDLRLRVQYMDPAFMGGFCSYGKDLRRICTMHANCCVGLANKLRDLGTLLQDWRNYTAMPHWAKQHAKWTVPGACIH; encoded by the exons ATGGCGAAGGTCGCCGCGGAGGCCGCGGGCCGGCAGGCGGCGTCCTTCGTGCTCGGCTGCGTCACCGCGCTGACAGTGGTCGTGCTCATCCTGCAGCGCCGCCCCGAGGAGCTCACCCGCCCCAGGGCGCCGGTGCAATTCTTCGCCGGCTCCAGGTCGGAGTCGTCACCATCATCAGGACGACGCGGCGGGGCATCATCTTCCGgatcctcgtcgtcgtcgacgccgGCAGGTCAGACGACGGCGATCGTCGCAGCTGATGATGGCCAACCGCAGGCAGCCGATCCCGTGCAGGCCAACGCCACAAAGCTGAAGCCTGCAGCTGCTGGCGCAGGAGGCGCTACCACTGCTGCTGCGGCCGCCGATGATCTACGCCGCGTTCCGGCCACTCCCGCACATCGCCAACAAGAG ggcgaggccgcggacgacgacgccgagtTCCCGGGCCTGGCCGCCGTggtggcgcgcgcggcgacggcggacgaCCGGACGGTGATCATCACGTGCGTGAACCACgcgtgggcggcgccggggTCGCTGCTGGACCTCTTCCTGGAGAGCTTCCGCGTGGGCGACGGCATCGCGGAGCTGCTGGGCCACGTCCTCATCGTGGCCATGGACCCGACGGCCATGGCCCGCTGCCGCGCCCTGCACCCGCACTGCTACCTCTACACCATGCCCGGCGTCGACTTCGCCTCCGCCAAGTTCTTCCTCTCCAAGGAGTACCTCGAGCTCGTCTGGAGCAAGCTCAAGCTCCAGCGCCGGGTGCTCCAGCTCGGATACAACTTCCTCTTCACC GACGTTGACATCCTGTGGTTCCGGAACCCGTTCAAGCACGTGACGGCGTACGCGGACATGAGCATCTCCAGCGACGTCTTCTTCGGCGACCCGGACAACATCGACAACTTCCCCAACACTGGCTTCTTCCACGTGCGGCCCAACAACCGGACGATCGCCATGACCAGGGCGTGGCACGAGGCGAGGGAGAGGTACCCGGGCAGGAACGAGCAGCCGGTGTTCAACGCCATCAAGAAGGAGCTCGTCAGGGACCTCCGGCTGCGGGTGCAGTACATGGACCCGGCCTTCATGGGCGGATTCTGCAGCTACGGCAAGGACCTCCGCAGGATCTGCACCATGCACGCCAACTGCTGCGTCGGGCTGGCCAACAAGCTCAGGGACCTCGGGACCCTGCTCCAAGACTGGAGGAACTACACCGCCATGCCGCACTGGGCCAAGCAACACGCCAAGTGGACAGTCCCGGGAGCCTGCATCCACTGA
- the LOC120649100 gene encoding uncharacterized protein At4g15970-like: protein MKGGDVSSISPLVSFVLGAAMATVCVLFFMSASPTRRLADISAFTSGNATNDDLRLASSDNGVADGNAEVTATPAPAPAPVQAPSPWGDLEEVLRRAATKDRTVIMTQINAAWTRPGSLLDLFFESFRTGEGGVARLLEHLVIVTMDPAAYQGCQAVHRHCYFLRTSSGVDYRSEKMFMSKDYLEMMWGRNRFQQTVLELGYNFLFTDVDVMWFRDPFRHISMAADIAISSDVYMGDPYSLRNFPNGGFLFVRSSAKTIDFYRAWQQGRWRFFGKHEQDVFNLIKHDMAAKLDLAIQFLDTTYISGFCQLSKDLNKICTLHANCCVGLGAKLHDLRGVLDVWRNYTAGTPQDRRAGKFQWKLPGICIH from the exons ATGAAGGGCGGCGACGTCAGCAGCATTAGCCCGCTCGTCTCCTTCGTCCtcggcgccgccatggccaccgtaTGCGTCCTCTTCTTCATGTCCGCCAGCCCCACACGCCGCCTCGCAGACATCTCCGCCTTCACCTCCGGAAACGCCACCAACGACGACCTACGCCTCGCCTCCTCCGACAACGGCGTGGCCGACGGCAACGCCGAGGTCACCGCAacccccgcgccggcgccggctccggTGCAG GCGCCGTCTCCTTGGGGCGACCTTGAGGAGGTGCTGCGGCGTGCCGCGACCAAGGATCGGACGGTGATCATGACGCAGATCAACGCGGCGTGGACGCGCCCGGGCTCCCTGCTGGACCTCTTCTTCGAGAGCTTCCGCACCGGggagggcggcgtggcgcggctgCTGGAGCACCTGGTGATCGTGACCATGGACCCGGCCGCGTACCAGGGCTGCCAGGCCGTGCACCGCCACTGCTACTTCCTCCGCACCTCCAGCGGCGTCGACTACCGCTCCGAGAAGATGTTCATGAGCAAGGACTACCTCGAGATGATGTGGGGACGCAACCGATTCCAGCAGACAGTCCTCGAGCTCGGATACAACTTCCTATTCACG GACGTTGACGTGATGTGGTTCCGGGACCCGTTCCGGCACATCTCCATGGCGGCGGACATCGCCATCTCGAGCGACGTGTACATGGGCGACCCCTACAGCCTGCGCAACTTCCCCAACGGCGGCTTCCTCTTCGTGCGGTCGTCGGCCAAGACCATCGACTTCTACCGCGCGTGGCAGCAGGGGCGGTGGCGCTTCTTTGGGAAGCACGAGCAGGACGTGTTCAACCTCATCAAGCACGACATGGCCGCCAAGCTCGACCTCGCCATCCAGTTCCTCGACACCACCTACATCAGCGGCTTCTGCCAGCTCAGCAAGGACCTCAACAAGATCTGCACGCTCCACGCCAACTGCTGCGTCGGCCTCGGCGCCAAGCTCCACGACCTCCGGGGGGTCCTCGACGTCTGGAGGAACTACACCGCCGGCACGCCCCAGGACCGACGCGCCGGAAAGTTCCAGTGGAAGCTCCCGGGAATCTGCATCCACTGA
- the LOC120649101 gene encoding conserved oligomeric Golgi complex subunit 2-like, with translation MADLAVASPPPAHAPAPATDLFGEPIEAHPPWFKPDSFLRADFDPDAYVAELRSYVPLESLAAELRAHLAALRAELVGLINRDYADFVGLSARLKGVDAAAARMRAPLADLRDKVAGFRAGAAAALAALRAGLEQRAAATAARELLELLLDTSHVVSKVEKLIKELPSAPSDSSNAEVQSIDTQNVEAGTGVRETQSILLERIASEMNRLKFYISHAQNLPFIENMEKRVQGATKLLDGSLERCFVDGLEHRDAKVIYNCLRAYAAIDNTSSAEELFRATVVSPLIQKIVPQNYAKAVAGASSDGLEDDYEQIKQCVEKDCKFILEISSSANSGLHVFDFLGNSILKEVLSAIQKGKPGAFSPGKPKEFLKNYKASLGFLDFLEGYCQSKSAVIKFRSEPAYTDFMRQWNVGVYFSLRFQEIAGGLDSTLTNTISPAGMNEAQGKPLLLKQSLKLLESLQTCWSDEVLVFSHCDKFLRLSLQLISRYTTWLSSGLSARKASDGSPNSPADAEWALSIPIDDFIYIMHDVHAVIGELSESGSFIGHVNQLLASCPIEVLNLVKQSILQAVEPLKELLPSIMNVMIGIIVKKSNEDLKHLKGITATYRLTNKLAVRHSPYVSGILHPLKVFLEGERVNYLSEDDKTKLCRGSTDKITAMYYDLVSEVVTVARKTESSLQRLRQGAQRRVGASTDASENIISDTDKICTQLFLDIQEYARNLHAIGIDAREIDSYRALWQCVAPKDKQENIQF, from the exons ATGGCGGATCTCGCCGTGGCGTCCCCTCCGCCGGCCCACGCCCCGGCCCCGGCGACGGACCTCTTCGGGGAGCCCATCGAGGCGCACCCGCCATGGTTCAAGCCCGACTCCTTCCTCCGCGCCGACTTCGACCCGGACGCGTACGTCGCCGAGCTCCGCTCCTACGTCCCGCTCGagagcctcgccgccgagctccgcgcccacctcgccgcgctccgcgcCGAGCTCGTCGGCCTCATCAACCGCGACTACGCGGACTTCGTCGGCCTCAGCGCGCGCCTCAAGggcgtcgacgccgccgccgcgaggatgAGGGCGCCGCTGGCGGACCTCAGGGACAAGGTCGCGGGCTtccgcgcgggggcggcggccgctcTGGCCGCGCTCAGGGCGGGGCTcgagcagcgggcggcggccactGCCGCGCGAGAGCTTCTCGAGCTGCTGCTCGACACTTCGCACGTCGTCTCCAAG GTTGAGAAATTGATCAAGGAACTACCATCTGCACCATCTGATTCATCGAATGCTGAAGTTCAGTCAATCGATACACAAAATGTGGAGGCAGGAACAGGTGTCAGAGAAACTCAAAGCATCCTCCTAGAAAGAATAGCAAGTGAGATGAACCGGCTTAAATTCTACATCAGTCATGCACAG AACCTCCCTTTTATTGAGAACATGGAGAAGAGGGTCCAAGGTGCTACAAAACTGCTTGATGGTAGCTTGGAGCGTTGCTTTGTGGACGGTCTGGAACACCGTGATGCAAAAGTAATTTACAACTGTTTGCGCGCTTATGCTGCCATCGACAATACATCATCAGCTGAAGAGCTTTTCCGTGCAACAGTGGTGTCCCCGTTGATTCAGAAAATAGTCCCTCAAAATTATGCAAAAGCAGTTGCTGGTGCATCTTCTGATGGACTGGAAGATGATTATGAGCAGATAAAGCAATGCGTAGAAAAAGATTGCAAGTTTATATTGGAAATATCATCATCAG CAAACTCTGGATTGCATGTTTTTGATTTTCTGGGTAATTCAATACTCAAAGAAGTCCTTTCTGCAATACAGAAAGGCAAGCCTGGGGCCTTTTCTCCTGGAAAACCTAAAGAATTCCTGAAGAACTACAAGGCGAGCTTAGGATTTCTTGATTTTCTGGAAG GTTACTGTCAATCCAAGTCTGCTGTAATAAAGTTCCGCTCTGAGCCTGCTTACACAGATTTCATGCGACAATGGAATGTTGGTGTCTACTTTTCATTACG ATTTCAGGAAATTGCGGGTGGCCTTGATTCTACTCTTACAAACACCATTAGTCCTGCTGGAATGAATGAGGCTCAAGGGAAGCCATTGCTCTTGAAGCAAAGTTTAAAGCTCTTAGAAAGTCTGCAGACCTGTTGGAGTGATGAGGTTCTTGTTTTCTCTCACTGTGATAAATTCCTCCGTCTGTCATTGCAGCTTATTTCAAG GTATACAACATGGCTTTCATCTGGTCTATCTGCACGTAAAGCTTCTGATGGTAGTCCAAATTCGCCTGCAGATGCTGAATGGGCATTGTCTATACCTATAGACGATTTCATATAT ATAATGCATGATGTACATGCTGTAATTGGTGAGCTTTCAGAATCAGGCAGCTTCATTGGACATGTGAATCAATTACTTGCATCATGCCCCATTGAAGTGCTTAATCTTGTGAAACAAAGTATACTGCAAGCTGTCGAACCTCTAAAGGAGCTGTTGCCTTCCATAATGAATGTCATGATTGGAATCATAGTTAAGAAGTCTAATGAG GACCTCAAGCACCTGAAAGGAATAACAGCTACATATAGGCTGACAAATAAACTTGCAGTGAGGCATTCTCCATACGTATCAGGGATTTTACATCCGCTGAAG GTGTTTCTTGAAGGGGAGCGTGTAAATTATTTATCAGAAGATGATAAAACCAAGCTGTGCCGTGGATCTACTGACAAGATCACCGCAATGTATTATGATTTGGTCTCGGAAGTTGTCACTGTG GCAAGGAAAACGGAGTCTTCATTGCAAAGACTACGCCAAGGTGCACAAAGACGAGTTGGGGCTAGTACTGATGCCTCAGAAAACATCATATCCGACACAGACAAGATCTGTACGCAGCTATTTCTTGATATTCAG GAATATGCACGGAATCTTCACGCGATAGGAATAGATGCAAGGGAAATTGATTCCTACAGAGCTCTATGGCAATGTGTTGCCCCAAAAGACAAACAAGAGAACATTCAGTTTTGA
- the LOC120649102 gene encoding RPM1-interacting protein 4-like isoform X1, whose translation MAHQGVPKFGSWEDENDHLYTQYFENARKGKSPGRSATQNDNKGDPETPSKDPPSAKASPLRTGSDPAVRKPKDERRADREDDLRRHEATAGKPYAESPNHKHNDHTNYNSTARKTGMERSPLHPHHQARVVNKGGVSSPSWERRGSSEGNRGNAPTTPGRSRMRPSGRGDETPERGSAVPKFGEWDEKDPSTGEGFTDIFNKVREEKQSGDAPVITSDAGYNRSNQGRKYESSGCSCFSWFRN comes from the exons ATGGCT CATCAAGGGGTTCCTAAATTTGGAAGCTGGGAAGATGAGAATGATCACCTTTACACACAGTATTTTGAAAATGCTCGTAAGGGTAAATCTCCAGGTAGATCTGCTACTCAGAATGACAATAAGGGAGATCCGGAAACGCCCTCAAAGGATCCACCATCAGCTAAAGCTTCTCCcctgaggactgggtcagatcCAGCGGTGCGAAAGCCCAAGGATGAAAGACGTGCGGACAGAGAAGATGATCTTCGTCGGCATGAGGCCACTGCTGGAAAACCATATGCTGAGTCACCGAATCATAAACACAATGATCATACGAACTACAATAGcacagcaagaaaaactggCATGGAACGATCACCTCTGCATCCTCACCACCAAGCAAGAGTTGTAAACAAAGGAGGGGTTTCATCTCCTTCATGGGAACGGAGGGGTTCATCAGAAGGAAACCGTGGGAACGCACCCACCACACCTGGAAGGTCCAGGATGAGACCAAGTGGGCGTGGAGATGAAACG CCTGAGAGAGGATCAGCTGTGCCCAAGTTTGGAGAGTGGGATGAGAAAGATCCCTCCACAGGTGAAGGTTTCACCGACATATTTAACAAGGTGAGGGAGGAGAAACAGTCTGGTGATGCTCCTGTAATCACCAGTGATGCAGGTTATAACCGCTCCAATCAAGGCCGCAAATATGAATCCTCG GGTTGCTCATGCTTCAGTTGGTTCAGAAACTGA
- the LOC120649102 gene encoding RPM1-interacting protein 4-like isoform X2, with the protein MHQGVPKFGSWEDENDHLYTQYFENARKGKSPGRSATQNDNKGDPETPSKDPPSAKASPLRTGSDPAVRKPKDERRADREDDLRRHEATAGKPYAESPNHKHNDHTNYNSTARKTGMERSPLHPHHQARVVNKGGVSSPSWERRGSSEGNRGNAPTTPGRSRMRPSGRGDETPERGSAVPKFGEWDEKDPSTGEGFTDIFNKVREEKQSGDAPVITSDAGYNRSNQGRKYESSGCSCFSWFRN; encoded by the exons ATG CATCAAGGGGTTCCTAAATTTGGAAGCTGGGAAGATGAGAATGATCACCTTTACACACAGTATTTTGAAAATGCTCGTAAGGGTAAATCTCCAGGTAGATCTGCTACTCAGAATGACAATAAGGGAGATCCGGAAACGCCCTCAAAGGATCCACCATCAGCTAAAGCTTCTCCcctgaggactgggtcagatcCAGCGGTGCGAAAGCCCAAGGATGAAAGACGTGCGGACAGAGAAGATGATCTTCGTCGGCATGAGGCCACTGCTGGAAAACCATATGCTGAGTCACCGAATCATAAACACAATGATCATACGAACTACAATAGcacagcaagaaaaactggCATGGAACGATCACCTCTGCATCCTCACCACCAAGCAAGAGTTGTAAACAAAGGAGGGGTTTCATCTCCTTCATGGGAACGGAGGGGTTCATCAGAAGGAAACCGTGGGAACGCACCCACCACACCTGGAAGGTCCAGGATGAGACCAAGTGGGCGTGGAGATGAAACG CCTGAGAGAGGATCAGCTGTGCCCAAGTTTGGAGAGTGGGATGAGAAAGATCCCTCCACAGGTGAAGGTTTCACCGACATATTTAACAAGGTGAGGGAGGAGAAACAGTCTGGTGATGCTCCTGTAATCACCAGTGATGCAGGTTATAACCGCTCCAATCAAGGCCGCAAATATGAATCCTCG GGTTGCTCATGCTTCAGTTGGTTCAGAAACTGA
- the LOC120649104 gene encoding B-cell receptor-associated protein 31-like, with product MIQLLFLVLFAEGAVALLLMVKVGPLRELAMRGVDQVKTGKGPATVKTLACTLTVILMSDVASILKIQNRGLKVGTVSPMDQVLWRTHLLEASLIGYTLFLAFVIDRLHHYLRKLMTLRKTSSTSREEVEKLQMENRSLREKEEKSSSEMKKLQRENAKLNESMKKLKSETEEHERKASVAEAHVNALQKQSEELLLEYDRLLEDNQILQTRLLSRG from the exons ATGATTCAgctgctgttcctcgtgctgtTCGCGGAGGGCGCGGTGGCGCTGCTTCTCATGGTGAAGGTCGGGCCGCTGAGGGAGCTGGCGATGCGCGGCGTGGACCAGGTGAAGACGGGCAAGGGCCCGGCCACCGTAAAGACCCTGGCGTGCACGCTCACCGTGATCCTCATGTCCGACGTTGCCAGCATCCTCAAGATCCAGAACAGGGGGCTCAAGGTCGGCACCGTCAGCCCCATGGACCAGGTGCTCTGGAGGACGCACCTTCTCGAGGCATCCCTCATTG GATATACTCTATTCCTTGCATTTGTAATCGACCGGCTGCACCACTACCTGCGAAAGCTCATGACACTGAGGAAAACATCCAGCACATCCAGGGAGGAGGTCGAGAAACTTCAGATGGAGAACCGATCCCTCCGCGAGAAGGAGGAGAAATCCTCCAGCGAAATGAAGAAGCTCCAGCGGGAGAATGCAAAGCTGAACGAGAGCATGAAGAAGCTGAAATCCGAAACCGAAGAACATGAGAGGAAGGCATCGGTAGCAGAGGCCCATGTGAACGCGCTGCAGAAGCAGTCGGAGGAGCTGCTCCTGGAGTACGACCGGTTGCTGGAAGACAACCAGATCCTACAGACTCGGCTCCTTAGCAGAGGCTGA